From the Fusobacterium ulcerans ATCC 49185 genome, the window CTAGATGATGGTATATTAATAACAGATGGAAAAATTCCAATAGAACTTGAAAAAAGTTTGAAAAAAAAGGAGGATTAAAATGATCTACACAGTAACTTTAAATCCTGCTATAGATTACTATATCGTAATGGACAGATTTATAGAAGGAGAATTAAATTCACTTAAAGATGGATATACTTTAGCTGGAGGAAAAGGAATAAATGTATCTAAAGTTTTAAAAAACTTTGGCAGAGAAAATATAGCACTTGGATTTGCAGGTGGATTTACAGGAGATTATATAAAAAATAGTTTGAGAGATTATGGAATAAAAGGAAACTTTGTTGAACTTGCAGAGAATACTAGAATAAATATAAAAATGAAAACAGAAGAAAAGGAAAGTGAAATATCTGGAAAATCCCCTGTAATCACAGAGGAGAATAAAAAAGAACTTTTAGAAAGTCTGAAAGATATAAAAACTGGAGATGTATTAGTTCTCTCTGGAAGTGTACCTAAGACTATGGGAAATGAGATATACAGAGATATGATATCAAAAGTACCTGAAGGAGTAAGAGTAATACTTGATACAAGAGATGAGCCTTTCAAATATTCTCTTGAAGCTGGAGTGTATCTGACAAAACCAAATAAAAATGAACTTTCTGAATTTTTTGGGAAAGAACTTAAAACAATAAAGGAAATAATAGAAGCTGGAGAAAAACTAAGAGGGATGGGAAGTGAAAATGTTATTGTATCCATGGGTAAAGATGGTTCAATGCTTATTACTAAAAGCGGAGTATATTTAGGAAATGCTCCTAAAGGTAAGCTTATAAGTTCAGTAGGAGCAGGGGATTCAATGGTAGCAGGAGTTATCTATGGTATAACAGGTGGAAATTCAATAGAAGATTCATATAAGTATGGGATAGCATCAGGAAGTGCTACTGCATTTTCTGAAGGGCTGACAACATTGGAAACTATGGAAAACTTATTAAAAGATATTAAAATTGAAAAAATTAAATAAGGGGGACAAACTATGATAAACAATATGCTTTCAGAAAATTGTATAAACCTTAACTTAAAAGGGACGACTAAAAGTGAAATTATTGATGAACTGGTAGAAATCTTATATGCAGCAGGAAAACTTAATGATAAAGAAGAATATAAAAAAGAGATACTGAAAAGAGAAGCACAGAGTTCAACTGGACTAGAAGAAGGAATAGCAATTCCTCATGCCAAAACAAGTGCAGTAAAAATTCCAAGTATTGCTTTTGGATTATCTAAAGCAGGAGTGGATTATGAATCTTTAGATGGAGAGCCTTCAAAATTATTCTTTATGATAGCAGCTCCAGCAAATGCTTCTGATACTCACATAGAAGTACTTTCAAAACTTACAACTACATTATTAGATGATGATGTAAGAGAAAATCTTTTAAAAGCAGCTTCGCCTAAAGAGGTAATAGAAATATTATCAGCAGATATGGAAAAAGAAGAAGAAAAGCATGATACAAGAGATACTGGAATGCCAGATGTACTTGCTGTAACAGCTTGTCCTACAGGAATAGCTCATACTTATATGGCAGCTGATGCTCTTATCAAAAAAGCTCTTGCTATGGGAGTAAATATAAAAGTTGAAACAAATGGTTCTACTGGAGTTAAAAATGAACTTACAGATGAAGAGATAAAAAATGCAAAAGGAATAATAGTAGCAGCAGATAAAAATGTTGAAATGGATAGATTTGCAGGAAAACATGTTGAGATAGTTCCTGTAAAAGAGGGAATAAAAAATCCTGAAAAACTTATAAAAAATGCAGTGGCACAAAATGCTCCTCTATATTCAGCAGAAGGTGGAAAATCATCATCTTCTTCTAGAAAAGAAAAGAGCGGATTCTATAAACATATAATGTCAGGAGTTTCAAATATGCTTCCATTTGTTGTAGGGGGAGGAATATTAATTGCACTTTCATTTATGTTTGGTATACATGCAAGCAATCCTAATGATCCATCATTCAGCCCAATAGCTAAATTATTAAATGATATTGGTGGAGGAAATGCATTTTTCTTAATGGTACCAGTAATGGCAGGATTCATTGGAATGAGTATAGCTGATAGACCAGGATTTGCCCCAGCAATGGTTGGAGGACTTATTTCTCTGAATAATGGTGGAGGATTTCTTGGTGGGCTTATAGGTGGATTCCTTGGTGGTTACAGTGTTGTATTGTTGAAGAAAGTATTCAGTAAACTTCCTGAAAGTTTAGAAGGGATCAAACCAGTTCTTTTGTATCCATTGTTTGGGATATTTATCACTGGTGCTTTGATGTATGGAGTAATTATTGATCCAATTGCAGCATTGAACACAGGAGTTACTAATTTCCTTGAAACTTTAGGAACAGGAAACCTTATTCTTTTAGGAGCTGTATTAGCTGGAATGATGGCAGTAGATATGGGAGGTCCGGTAAACAAAGCAGCATTTACATTTGGTATAGCAACAATAGCAGCTGGAAACTATGCACCTCACGCTGCTGTAATGGCAGGAGGAATGGTACCGCCTTTAGGAATAGCAATAGCAACAACATTATTTAAGAATAAGTTTACAAAAGATGAAAGAGATGCAGGAAAAACTTGTTATATAATGGGATTATCATTTATAACAGAAGGCGCTATTCCATTTGCAGCATCAGACCCTGTAAAAGTAATTCCAGCTTCAATAATTGGAGCAGCAATTGCTGGAGGGCTTTCTATGATGTTTGGAGTATTATTACCAGCTCCACATGGTGGAATATTTGTTTTCCCAGTAGTTACTAATCCAGTAATGTATCTTGTATCAATAATTATTGGTTCATTAGTAACAGCCTTTATATTAGGAGCTTGGAAAAAACCAGTGAATGAAATTTAATTTATTATAGAAGAAAAGACCAATCGGCTTAGTGCTAATTGGTCTTTTTTTATGAAAGTAAGTAATACCTTAGACTATATTTATTTTATCGTTGTGGAAGATAGTTGTCAATATAAAAATGACTTATATAGATACAAAAAATAAAATTTTATGATAATATAATTGATATAAAACTCTTTCTCCAAGATATTTTATATTTAGTAGTATAGGAAGAAAAAGGCCTCTCATTTTGGGAGGTCTTTCAGATTTCTAGTAATTTCATACTACCATCATTATTTTTCCAAGTATGACAAGTCCTAAAAAGGTCTTATATATTTAAAAATTATGATATTATTTTTAATAATAAAAATTTAAAAGTGTGTAATAATTTTGTTGGAGGTTAGAGATGAAAGAAACAGAATTCATCAAATTTTATAAAAAGAGAAATAGAATTAAAAATCGGAAAGAAGCAAAAGAAAAAATAGATAATTTCTGGAAGGCATTATTAAAAGCTATATCTAAAGATGGAAAGGTTTTATTTAAAACTTGGGGAGTATTTGAAGAGAAAGATGTGAAATCTAGAAAAATAGTAATTCCAAAACATCAAAAAGAAACATATACTCAACCAAAAAAGACATTAAAATTTAGAGCAGGAAAAGGGTTAATAGACTCTATAAATAGAAAGGGTGAAAATAATGAATAAGAGAGATTTTGCAAAAATATACATGGAAATAAATAAAAATAGTATTAGCATGAAAGAGACTATGGAAGAGATAGAGGTTTTTTTAGAAACTGTGGAAGAAGCTCTTATAAGAGATGGAAAAGTAAGATTTGTAGGAAGAGGAATTTTTGAGGTAATAGAGAGAAAACCAAGAATAATATCGAATCCATCTACAAGAGAACTTATGAAGATTTATCCAAAGAAAACAGTAAAGTTTAGAGTAGCTAAAAATATCTATAATGAAGTAAATAAAATATAAAAGAGAAGATTAATTGAAGTGAACCCAAAAAGTTGGACAAGATGTCTAATAAGGAGGGTTCATTTTTAGTTTCAATTATTAAAAAGTATTTTTAATAAAAAAGGCCTCAGACCATTTGATCCAGAGGT encodes:
- the pfkB gene encoding 1-phosphofructokinase, with the translated sequence MIYTVTLNPAIDYYIVMDRFIEGELNSLKDGYTLAGGKGINVSKVLKNFGRENIALGFAGGFTGDYIKNSLRDYGIKGNFVELAENTRINIKMKTEEKESEISGKSPVITEENKKELLESLKDIKTGDVLVLSGSVPKTMGNEIYRDMISKVPEGVRVILDTRDEPFKYSLEAGVYLTKPNKNELSEFFGKELKTIKEIIEAGEKLRGMGSENVIVSMGKDGSMLITKSGVYLGNAPKGKLISSVGAGDSMVAGVIYGITGGNSIEDSYKYGIASGSATAFSEGLTTLETMENLLKDIKIEKIK
- a CDS encoding PTS fructose transporter subunit IIABC yields the protein MINNMLSENCINLNLKGTTKSEIIDELVEILYAAGKLNDKEEYKKEILKREAQSSTGLEEGIAIPHAKTSAVKIPSIAFGLSKAGVDYESLDGEPSKLFFMIAAPANASDTHIEVLSKLTTTLLDDDVRENLLKAASPKEVIEILSADMEKEEEKHDTRDTGMPDVLAVTACPTGIAHTYMAADALIKKALAMGVNIKVETNGSTGVKNELTDEEIKNAKGIIVAADKNVEMDRFAGKHVEIVPVKEGIKNPEKLIKNAVAQNAPLYSAEGGKSSSSSRKEKSGFYKHIMSGVSNMLPFVVGGGILIALSFMFGIHASNPNDPSFSPIAKLLNDIGGGNAFFLMVPVMAGFIGMSIADRPGFAPAMVGGLISLNNGGGFLGGLIGGFLGGYSVVLLKKVFSKLPESLEGIKPVLLYPLFGIFITGALMYGVIIDPIAALNTGVTNFLETLGTGNLILLGAVLAGMMAVDMGGPVNKAAFTFGIATIAAGNYAPHAAVMAGGMVPPLGIAIATTLFKNKFTKDERDAGKTCYIMGLSFITEGAIPFAASDPVKVIPASIIGAAIAGGLSMMFGVLLPAPHGGIFVFPVVTNPVMYLVSIIIGSLVTAFILGAWKKPVNEI
- a CDS encoding HU family DNA-binding protein, which gives rise to MKETEFIKFYKKRNRIKNRKEAKEKIDNFWKALLKAISKDGKVLFKTWGVFEEKDVKSRKIVIPKHQKETYTQPKKTLKFRAGKGLIDSINRKGENNE
- a CDS encoding HU family DNA-binding protein, whose product is MNKRDFAKIYMEINKNSISMKETMEEIEVFLETVEEALIRDGKVRFVGRGIFEVIERKPRIISNPSTRELMKIYPKKTVKFRVAKNIYNEVNKI